One window of Nocardioides dongkuii genomic DNA carries:
- a CDS encoding sugar phosphate isomerase/epimerase family protein — MRLGFLTACLPGESLADVAAWAGAHGYAALEVAAWPDRPGRDWEASHLDVEALDAAAADRVRALLDGHGVEISALAYYENNLHEDEAVRADTHEHLRRCIDAAQLLGVGLVGTFVGRDVSRTVAENLRLAEKVLPPLVEHAAARGVRLVIENCPMEGWHPDGYPANLAYSPELWGWMADLGLWLNYDPSHLVWLGIDPVAALEAHADRVLHVQAKDIEIYPAARDRYGVFGQVLDKQPWTSGWWRYRIPGLGEVDWRRVVDTLFQAGYDGVVSVEHEDPVWSGDPDRVHRGLALAHRTLAPYVDV, encoded by the coding sequence GTGAGGCTCGGGTTCCTCACCGCCTGCCTGCCCGGCGAGTCCCTCGCGGACGTCGCCGCGTGGGCGGGCGCCCACGGGTACGCCGCGCTGGAGGTCGCGGCGTGGCCGGACCGTCCCGGCCGCGACTGGGAGGCCAGCCACCTCGACGTCGAGGCCCTGGACGCCGCCGCGGCCGACCGGGTCCGTGCGCTGCTCGACGGCCACGGGGTCGAGATCTCGGCGCTCGCCTACTACGAGAACAACCTGCACGAGGACGAGGCGGTCCGCGCGGACACCCACGAGCACCTCCGCCGCTGCATCGACGCCGCGCAGCTGCTCGGCGTGGGCCTGGTCGGCACCTTCGTGGGCCGCGACGTCTCCCGCACCGTCGCGGAGAACCTGCGGCTGGCCGAGAAGGTGCTGCCCCCGCTCGTCGAGCACGCCGCGGCACGCGGCGTACGCCTGGTGATCGAGAACTGCCCGATGGAGGGCTGGCACCCGGACGGCTACCCGGCCAACCTGGCCTACTCGCCCGAGCTGTGGGGGTGGATGGCCGACCTGGGCCTCTGGCTCAACTACGACCCGTCCCACCTGGTCTGGCTCGGCATCGACCCGGTCGCGGCCCTCGAGGCGCACGCCGACCGGGTCCTCCACGTCCAGGCCAAGGACATCGAGATCTACCCCGCCGCCCGCGACCGGTACGGCGTGTTCGGGCAGGTGCTCGACAAGCAGCCCTGGACCAGCGGGTGGTGGCGCTACCGGATCCCCGGGCTCGGCGAGGTCGACTGGCGCCGGGTGGTCGACACCCTCTTCCAGGCCGGGTACGACGGCGTGGTCTCCGTCGAGCACGAGGACCCGGTCTGGAGCGGCGACCCCGACCGCGTCCACCGCGGCCTCGCCCTCGCGCACCGCACCCTCGCCCCGTACGTCGACGTCTGA
- a CDS encoding zinc-binding dehydrogenase has product MRIAVLRGPEAFEVVEAPVPVPRPDEVLIRVAVSGVCASELEPWLTGPPAGEERHLGHEVSGVVAEVGADVTGLAVGDRVGAWVTERGFAEYVAVRAAYCVPAGAGPLDLALAEPVACAVNAVEAADVRLGDDVVVIGAGFMGNLVQQLAALRGPRQLVVADARADALERAAALGATRVVDVTREHLPDVVRSLTDGRGADLTLECTGTQAALTACGETTRMSGRIAVVGYHQGAERTIPLAFWNWMAFDLVNAHFRDVGVIMRGMAVGMRLHAAGRLSLDRLVSHRFPLAEIDRAFAALRDKPAGFVKAVITFPEAG; this is encoded by the coding sequence GTGAGGATCGCCGTGCTGCGCGGGCCGGAGGCCTTCGAGGTGGTCGAGGCGCCGGTGCCGGTGCCCCGCCCCGACGAGGTGCTGATCCGGGTGGCGGTCTCCGGCGTCTGCGCGTCCGAGCTGGAGCCCTGGCTCACCGGGCCGCCGGCGGGGGAGGAGCGCCATCTGGGCCACGAGGTCAGCGGCGTGGTCGCCGAGGTCGGCGCCGACGTCACCGGCCTCGCCGTCGGCGACCGGGTGGGGGCGTGGGTGACCGAGCGCGGCTTCGCCGAGTACGTCGCGGTGCGCGCGGCGTACTGCGTCCCGGCCGGGGCCGGCCCCCTCGACCTCGCGCTCGCCGAGCCGGTCGCCTGCGCGGTCAACGCCGTGGAGGCCGCCGACGTCCGGCTCGGCGACGACGTGGTGGTCATCGGCGCCGGCTTCATGGGCAACCTCGTCCAGCAGCTGGCCGCGCTGCGCGGTCCCCGCCAGCTGGTGGTCGCGGACGCCCGCGCGGACGCGCTGGAGCGGGCCGCGGCCCTCGGGGCGACCCGGGTGGTCGACGTGACCCGGGAGCACCTGCCCGACGTCGTCCGCTCGCTGACCGACGGCCGCGGCGCCGACCTGACCCTCGAGTGCACCGGCACCCAGGCCGCGCTGACCGCCTGCGGCGAGACCACCCGGATGAGCGGGCGGATCGCGGTCGTCGGCTACCACCAGGGGGCGGAGCGCACCATCCCGCTCGCCTTCTGGAACTGGATGGCCTTCGACCTGGTCAACGCGCACTTCCGCGACGTCGGAGTGATCATGCGCGGCATGGCGGTGGGGATGCGGCTGCACGCCGCGGGTCGGCTCTCCCTCGACCGGCTGGTTTCCCACCGGTTCCCGCTCGCGGAGATCGACCGGGCGTTCGCCGCGCTCCGGGACAAGCCCGCGGGCTTCGTCAAGGCGGTGATCACCTTCCCCGAGGCGGGGTGA